From the genome of Methylocystis bryophila, one region includes:
- a CDS encoding bifunctional 2-C-methyl-D-erythritol 4-phosphate cytidylyltransferase/2-C-methyl-D-erythritol 2,4-cyclodiphosphate synthase — protein sequence MNALSSLAFLVVAGGRGVRAGAGAPKQYRPLLGKSLLSRTLEALHVAAPSALLQTVIHADDGEAFDACAAELSEPARRRLADPARGGVSRQESVRNGLEALARLETPPKIVLIHDAARPFADASLIERAIDAARDFGAAAPGVPIGDTIKEVDAMGCVVSTPERARLRGVQTPQAFSFELILAAHRACAGSKVEFTDDAMVAEHAGASVHIFAGDPKNFKLTTPEDFLRATNELLAALPDVRVGQGFDVHAFAEGAEIYLGGVAIPHAKGLAGHSDADVLAHAITDAIFGALAEGDIGAHFPPSDPQWKGAASAIFLQHAVERVKARGGMIAHVDATVICEAPKIGPHRDAIRASLAKIMGVAEDRVALKATTTEKLGFTGRGEGVAAMATATVRLPG from the coding sequence ATGAACGCCCTCTCTTCTCTCGCCTTTCTCGTCGTCGCCGGGGGACGCGGCGTCCGCGCCGGCGCGGGCGCGCCCAAGCAATATCGGCCGCTGCTGGGCAAGAGTCTTCTCTCGCGCACGCTCGAGGCGCTGCATGTCGCTGCGCCCTCGGCTCTTCTGCAGACGGTCATTCACGCGGACGACGGGGAGGCCTTCGACGCTTGCGCCGCCGAGCTTTCCGAGCCGGCGCGCCGCCGTCTGGCCGATCCCGCTAGAGGCGGCGTCTCGCGCCAGGAAAGCGTGAGGAACGGCCTCGAGGCGCTGGCGCGCCTCGAGACTCCGCCCAAGATCGTGCTGATCCACGACGCGGCCCGCCCCTTCGCCGACGCCTCGCTCATCGAGCGGGCGATCGACGCGGCCCGCGACTTCGGCGCGGCGGCGCCGGGCGTGCCGATCGGCGACACGATCAAGGAGGTCGACGCCATGGGCTGCGTCGTCTCGACCCCGGAGCGCGCCCGGCTGCGCGGGGTGCAAACGCCCCAGGCCTTTTCCTTCGAGCTGATCCTCGCCGCGCATCGCGCTTGCGCCGGCTCCAAGGTCGAGTTCACCGACGACGCCATGGTCGCCGAGCACGCGGGCGCGTCGGTGCATATATTCGCGGGCGACCCCAAAAACTTCAAGCTGACGACGCCGGAGGATTTTTTGCGCGCGACGAACGAGCTTCTGGCCGCCCTGCCCGATGTGCGCGTCGGCCAGGGATTCGACGTGCACGCCTTCGCCGAGGGCGCTGAGATCTATCTCGGCGGCGTGGCCATTCCGCACGCGAAGGGGCTCGCGGGTCACTCCGACGCCGACGTGCTCGCGCATGCGATCACCGACGCGATTTTCGGCGCCCTGGCCGAGGGCGACATCGGCGCGCATTTCCCGCCCTCCGATCCGCAATGGAAGGGCGCGGCCTCCGCGATCTTCCTGCAGCACGCCGTCGAGCGCGTGAAGGCGCGCGGCGGCATGATCGCCCATGTGGACGCGACGGTGATCTGCGAGGCGCCGAAAATCGGCCCGCATCGCGACGCGATCCGCGCGAGCCTCGCGAAGATCATGGGCGTTGCGGAAGATCGCGTCGCGCTGAAGGCCACGACGACGGAAAAGCTGGGGTTTACGGGCCGCGGCGAGGGCGTCGCGGCGATGGCGACGGCGACCGTGCGCCTGCCGGGGTGA
- a CDS encoding YbjN domain-containing protein yields MLTAAEQDTIRSQHPVDVVEQLAASNDWVFDREEEDEIAISVTGRWTEYRVAFTWLSDIETLHLSCAFDLKVPERLRGEVGALVAAINEQLWVGHFDVWRKEGVVMHRHGLMLVGGAEPSGALCAAHLDNALQTCERYYQAFQFVLWAGKSAREALEAASFETKGEA; encoded by the coding sequence ATGCTCACCGCAGCCGAACAGGACACGATCCGCTCGCAACATCCCGTCGACGTGGTGGAGCAGCTCGCCGCCAGCAACGACTGGGTCTTCGACCGGGAGGAGGAGGATGAGATTGCGATCTCGGTCACGGGGCGCTGGACAGAATATCGCGTCGCTTTCACTTGGCTCTCCGACATCGAGACCCTTCACCTTTCTTGCGCCTTCGATCTGAAGGTTCCTGAGCGGCTGCGCGGAGAGGTCGGCGCGCTCGTCGCGGCGATCAACGAGCAGCTCTGGGTCGGGCATTTCGACGTCTGGCGCAAGGAGGGCGTGGTGATGCATCGGCATGGGCTCATGCTCGTCGGGGGCGCCGAGCCCTCGGGCGCGCTCTGCGCCGCTCATCTCGACAACGCGCTGCAGACCTGCGAGCGCTACTATCAGGCGTTCCAATTCGTGCTCTGGGCGGGGAAGAGCGCCCGGGAGGCGCTTGAGGCCGCGAGCTTCGAGACGAAGGGCGAAGCGTGA
- a CDS encoding adenosine deaminase, with product MTDFIEGLPKAELHLHIEGTIEPETLFRLAARNAVDLRYDSVESLRAAYDFGNLQDFLDLYYQGMAVLQTEEDFYDVTWAYLEKAHAQNVLHAEIFFDPQGHTSRGVAFETAFEGVWRALEDGRERLGVSSRLIPCFLRDRDADEAKAALEQALHYRDRLIAVGLDSAERGNPPVKFKEVFDRARDAGLLTVAHAGEEGPADYVRQALDVLRVARVDHGNHAADDPALMERLARERVPLTMCPLSNLRLQVVADLRNHPLRRMLDNGLLVTVNSDDPAYFGGYINENYRAVQKALGLSNDELARIARNSFHAAFLPEEEKRALTRRVDEHQAHWVE from the coding sequence ATGACAGACTTCATCGAAGGTTTGCCGAAAGCCGAGTTGCACCTGCATATAGAAGGGACAATCGAGCCCGAGACCCTGTTTCGGCTGGCGGCCCGCAACGCCGTCGATTTGCGTTACGACAGCGTCGAGTCGCTGCGCGCCGCTTATGATTTCGGCAACCTCCAAGACTTCCTTGACCTTTACTACCAAGGCATGGCGGTCTTGCAAACCGAAGAAGATTTTTATGACGTCACCTGGGCCTATCTAGAAAAAGCTCATGCGCAAAACGTGCTTCACGCCGAGATATTTTTTGATCCGCAGGGCCACACGAGCCGTGGCGTCGCCTTCGAGACCGCATTCGAAGGCGTCTGGCGCGCGCTGGAGGACGGACGTGAGCGATTGGGCGTCAGCTCGCGGCTGATCCCCTGCTTTCTGCGCGATCGCGACGCCGACGAAGCCAAGGCCGCATTGGAGCAGGCGCTACATTATCGCGACCGCCTCATCGCCGTAGGCCTCGACTCGGCGGAACGGGGCAACCCGCCGGTGAAGTTCAAGGAAGTCTTCGATCGCGCGCGCGACGCAGGGTTGCTGACAGTCGCCCATGCGGGCGAGGAAGGTCCCGCAGACTATGTCCGCCAGGCGTTAGACGTGCTGCGCGTCGCCCGCGTCGACCACGGCAACCATGCCGCGGACGACCCCGCTCTCATGGAGCGCCTTGCGCGAGAGCGCGTGCCGCTGACCATGTGCCCGCTCTCGAACCTGCGATTGCAGGTGGTCGCCGATCTCCGGAACCACCCTTTGCGCAGGATGCTGGACAACGGCTTGCTCGTCACGGTCAACTCGGACGACCCGGCCTATTTTGGCGGCTATATCAACGAAAATTACAGAGCCGTTCAGAAGGCGCTGGGGCTCTCGAACGATGAGCTCGCACGCATCGCGCGCAACTCCTTCCACGCGGCGTTTCTGCCAGAGGAAGAGAAACGCGCGCTCACGCGCCGCGTCGACGAACACCAAGCGCATTGGGTCGAGTAG
- a CDS encoding fumarylacetoacetate hydrolase family protein, translating into MQFHRVLSPDGSSIETQARINDEWRKIDAPSSVFSPEWELAKRRERGLSPALPLLPFQPLSFRDFMLFERHAIDAARGWARRFAPRAFRLARAYEALTGRDFPAFRPASLYYRQPIYYMGNALSFVPSGAPVAAPAYSQALDYELELGFVLGAPLFNATPQEAEAAIGAFVVLNDFSARDVQRDEMQSGFGPQKAKHFLSSMSQTAVTKDEILPRLPRLEAHVEINGERVAETNFAGMRYSLGEALAFVSQSEPLFAGELFGSGTPTGGSGMEIGRWLKIGDRLRLVIEGVGEIAHEIVERDR; encoded by the coding sequence ATGCAATTCCATCGCGTGCTCTCGCCTGACGGCAGCTCGATTGAGACGCAAGCGCGCATTAACGACGAATGGCGCAAGATCGACGCGCCGTCTTCGGTTTTCTCGCCCGAATGGGAGCTCGCAAAGCGCAGGGAGCGCGGTCTTTCCCCTGCCCTGCCGCTGCTTCCCTTCCAGCCGCTCTCCTTTCGCGACTTCATGCTCTTCGAGCGCCACGCGATCGACGCCGCGCGCGGCTGGGCGAGGCGCTTCGCGCCGCGCGCCTTTCGCCTCGCGCGCGCCTACGAAGCGCTCACGGGCCGTGACTTTCCCGCCTTCAGGCCCGCGTCGCTCTATTACCGCCAGCCGATCTATTACATGGGAAACGCGCTCTCTTTCGTCCCAAGCGGCGCGCCGGTCGCGGCGCCCGCTTATTCCCAAGCGCTCGATTACGAGTTGGAGTTGGGCTTCGTCCTCGGCGCTCCGCTCTTCAATGCCACGCCGCAAGAGGCGGAAGCCGCGATCGGCGCTTTCGTCGTGTTGAACGATTTCTCCGCCCGCGACGTGCAGCGCGACGAGATGCAGAGCGGCTTCGGCCCACAAAAGGCTAAGCATTTTTTGAGCTCCATGTCGCAGACGGCGGTTACGAAGGACGAGATCCTGCCGCGCCTCCCGCGGCTCGAGGCGCATGTCGAGATCAACGGCGAACGCGTCGCCGAGACCAATTTTGCCGGCATGCGCTATTCTCTCGGGGAGGCGCTCGCCTTCGTCTCGCAAAGCGAGCCGCTCTTCGCCGGCGAGCTTTTCGGTAGCGGCACGCCGACCGGCGGCAGCGGCATGGAGATCGGCCGCTGGCTGAAAATCGGAGACCGCCTGCGCCTCGTGATCGAAGGCGTCGGCGAGATCGCGCATGAAATCGTCGAGCGGGATCGGTAA
- the hpt gene encoding hypoxanthine phosphoribosyltransferase has translation MASIRVLFREAEIAARVEALAGEIVQAIPGDFVMVGLLKGAAFFVADLARALDRAGACPEIEFLRLSSYGLATASSGEVRLLGDLPSGIEGRRVLLIDDIVDTGRSIAFAAASLRERDIGDLWTCALLDKPQRREVEVRIDFIGFQIEDVFVAGYGVDHAEKYRHLPYIGIVE, from the coding sequence ATGGCGAGCATACGCGTTCTTTTTCGCGAGGCGGAAATCGCCGCGCGCGTCGAAGCGCTCGCCGGCGAAATTGTGCAAGCGATTCCTGGCGATTTCGTCATGGTCGGCCTTCTCAAAGGCGCGGCTTTCTTTGTCGCCGACCTCGCTCGCGCCTTGGACCGCGCCGGCGCCTGTCCCGAGATCGAATTCCTGCGGCTGAGCAGCTATGGTCTCGCCACGGCGAGCAGCGGCGAGGTGCGTCTCTTGGGTGACCTACCGAGCGGCATCGAAGGACGGCGTGTGCTTCTCATTGACGACATCGTCGACACGGGCCGCTCGATTGCTTTTGCCGCCGCCTCATTGCGCGAGCGTGACATCGGTGACCTCTGGACCTGCGCGCTGCTCGACAAGCCGCAGCGAAGAGAGGTCGAAGTGCGTATCGATTTCATCGGTTTTCAAATCGAGGATGTGTTCGTCGCCGGCTATGGCGTCGACCACGCGGAGAAATATCGCCATCTGCCTTACATCGGCATCGTGGAGTAA
- a CDS encoding DUF4239 domain-containing protein, whose amino-acid sequence MFTMYWVYDYPSWQMGLLFVGVLVTLTWGGILVARATIHARIHSDRRTNDMVGLALTGYFALFGLLIGLIAVASYQNFSNTIDLVDKEAGSIGALSRDLSAYPQAIRGQLLDQLREYTRQTIEDDWPEQRKGVVPNGGTERVNALGTTLFAFEPSKKSEEIIHVEALTQFNHLLELRRQRLANVTLGLPATVWEVVLFGALLSIALIWLLDMELHVHLILGGILASMLAAVIFLTVAMDNAFRGEVSVGPESIALVYDTLPRADRTTNNPEPPSARSQATSNSAPTLSAKPEEVRPPSAKPAASNASYRASRNKRHLR is encoded by the coding sequence ATGTTCACGATGTATTGGGTCTATGACTACCCGAGCTGGCAGATGGGTCTCTTGTTTGTCGGCGTGCTTGTCACGCTGACCTGGGGCGGCATACTTGTTGCCCGTGCGACCATTCATGCCCGGATCCACAGCGATAGACGCACCAACGATATGGTGGGTTTGGCGCTGACGGGGTACTTCGCGCTCTTCGGCCTCTTGATCGGCCTCATCGCCGTAGCCAGCTATCAGAATTTTTCCAACACGATCGACCTTGTCGACAAGGAAGCCGGCAGCATTGGAGCGCTTTCACGCGATCTCAGCGCCTATCCCCAAGCTATTCGGGGCCAATTGTTGGATCAATTACGAGAATACACCCGCCAAACGATCGAGGACGACTGGCCAGAGCAACGCAAGGGCGTTGTCCCCAATGGCGGCACCGAACGCGTTAACGCGCTCGGGACGACTTTGTTCGCATTCGAGCCAAGCAAGAAGAGCGAGGAAATCATCCATGTGGAGGCTTTGACCCAATTCAATCACCTTCTAGAACTCCGCCGGCAACGGCTGGCGAATGTCACCCTCGGTTTGCCCGCCACGGTGTGGGAAGTGGTCCTTTTTGGCGCTCTGCTGAGCATCGCCTTGATCTGGTTGCTGGACATGGAACTGCATGTCCATCTGATCCTCGGCGGCATCCTCGCGTCGATGCTCGCCGCCGTGATTTTCCTCACCGTCGCCATGGACAACGCCTTTCGTGGAGAGGTGAGCGTCGGCCCGGAGTCCATCGCGCTCGTTTATGACACGTTGCCGAGGGCGGATAGGACGACGAACAACCCCGAGCCGCCTTCGGCCAGATCGCAAGCGACATCGAATAGCGCGCCGACACTCTCGGCGAAGCCAGAGGAAGTCCGGCCCCCCTCCGCAAAGCCCGCCGCTTCCAACGCCTCGTACAGAGCGAGCCGCAACAAACGACATCTCCGCTGA
- a CDS encoding four-helix bundle copper-binding protein codes for MERREFMTSLCASAAVLSAVPAIAEEAATGVQHMHPPKYKALSESASKCVLEGDNCLRHCFGMLSMNDASMADCTKASYDLIAACRALETLAAVNSSFTPAFAKTVADICLACKKECDKFPQYSECKACGDACKACADECHKVAA; via the coding sequence ATGGAACGTCGTGAGTTTATGACGAGTCTCTGCGCCTCCGCCGCTGTCTTGTCAGCCGTGCCGGCAATTGCGGAAGAGGCCGCGACGGGCGTGCAGCACATGCATCCGCCGAAATACAAGGCCTTGAGCGAGTCGGCCAGCAAATGCGTCCTCGAAGGTGACAATTGCTTGCGTCACTGTTTCGGCATGCTGTCGATGAACGATGCGAGCATGGCCGACTGCACGAAGGCTTCCTACGACCTCATCGCCGCCTGCCGCGCGCTGGAAACGCTCGCCGCTGTCAATTCGTCCTTCACGCCGGCTTTCGCCAAGACCGTCGCCGACATTTGCCTGGCGTGCAAGAAGGAATGCGACAAGTTCCCGCAATACTCGGAGTGCAAGGCCTGCGGCGACGCCTGCAAGGCTTGCGCGGACGAGTGCCACAAGGTCGCCGCCTGA
- a CDS encoding cyclase family protein, with translation MTAVRPKRIVDLSKEIFDNPNEPFFMRVKIKHYAHGKARWLVRLLGLPFRLFPRDFAGWADDTITKMGVHSTTHIDAPWHYGPTLADGSRPASIDEMPLELCFGPGVVFDMRHKEDGEEITVADMEASLAASGATLGPGVIALIMTGRDRLQGTKDYWKSGTGMSAQATEWLIDKGVLVMGVDQWGWDRPFRNQIKDAKAKNDATIFWQGHLVGRRKPYWQMEQLRGLDQLPTHGFDVAVFPLRLKAASAAPARVVAFLYA, from the coding sequence ATGACCGCCGTCCGCCCCAAGCGCATCGTCGATCTCTCGAAGGAGATCTTCGACAATCCGAACGAACCATTCTTCATGCGCGTGAAGATCAAGCATTATGCGCATGGCAAGGCGCGCTGGCTCGTGCGGCTGCTGGGGCTTCCCTTCCGGCTCTTCCCCAGGGATTTCGCAGGCTGGGCGGACGACACGATCACCAAGATGGGCGTGCATTCGACGACGCATATCGACGCGCCCTGGCATTACGGCCCGACGCTCGCCGACGGGAGCCGTCCCGCCTCGATCGACGAGATGCCGCTCGAGCTTTGCTTCGGCCCCGGCGTCGTGTTCGACATGCGCCACAAGGAGGACGGCGAGGAGATCACCGTCGCCGACATGGAGGCGAGCTTAGCCGCGAGCGGGGCGACGCTCGGGCCGGGCGTCATCGCGCTGATCATGACCGGGCGCGATCGGCTGCAGGGAACGAAAGACTACTGGAAAAGCGGAACCGGCATGAGCGCGCAAGCCACCGAATGGCTGATCGACAAAGGCGTCCTCGTGATGGGCGTCGACCAATGGGGATGGGATCGTCCCTTCCGCAATCAGATCAAGGACGCCAAGGCCAAGAACGACGCGACGATCTTTTGGCAGGGACATCTCGTCGGGCGGCGTAAGCCCTATTGGCAAATGGAACAGCTTCGCGGTCTCGATCAGCTTCCGACCCACGGCTTCGACGTCGCGGTGTTTCCGCTGCGCCTCAAGGCCGCATCCGCCGCGCCGGCGCGCGTCGTGGCTTTCCTTTACGCGTGA
- a CDS encoding YidB family protein, translating into MSRSQTLKPNANVASRRGPSVRAHTWRSNSGSGNMGLLDGILGGVIGAGAFAVVQHYIESHGGIEGVAAELEQTGYGQQVKSWIGDGSNLPINADDVKKALGSEKLKKIAAATGVPIDQAAEYLAEHLPTAVDKSTPGGKLPPAA; encoded by the coding sequence ATGTCGCGAAGCCAAACGCTGAAGCCAAACGCTAATGTCGCTTCTCGTCGAGGACCTTCAGTACGCGCGCACACTTGGAGAAGCAACTCAGGGAGCGGAAACATGGGATTGTTGGATGGAATACTCGGCGGCGTCATCGGCGCCGGAGCTTTCGCGGTCGTGCAGCATTACATTGAAAGTCATGGCGGGATTGAGGGCGTCGCCGCCGAGCTTGAACAGACCGGCTATGGACAGCAGGTGAAATCCTGGATCGGCGACGGCTCGAATCTGCCGATAAACGCCGATGACGTGAAAAAAGCCTTGGGATCGGAAAAGCTGAAGAAGATCGCCGCTGCGACGGGCGTCCCGATCGATCAGGCCGCCGAATATCTCGCGGAGCACCTTCCGACGGCGGTCGATAAATCAACGCCGGGCGGGAAACTTCCGCCCGCCGCGTAG
- a CDS encoding methyltransferase domain-containing protein: MQKPPPRLFDRRLLRRRLSRALDKRAPDFLIARAADDLEDRLSAIKRPFPRALDLGTPTPHFARALTTPKRPAPMRAALALGPEEQGLRLVVDEEALPFAAASLDLVVSGLALQWVDDLPGAFAQIRRALAPDGLFLACMIGGVSLFELRQALIEAESEISGGASQRVSPFVDMRDLGSLLQRAGFALPVTDVDSFTLRYDSMLALCAELHLMGAGNVLRARRPLPRRALLRAAEIYAQKFSDPDGRVRATIEIVWLSGWAPHESQQKPLKPGSAEMRLEDAVKAAREGK, encoded by the coding sequence ATGCAAAAGCCCCCGCCTCGCCTCTTCGATCGCAGGCTTCTGCGCCGAAGGCTCTCTCGCGCCCTCGACAAGCGCGCGCCGGATTTTCTCATCGCGCGCGCCGCCGACGACCTCGAGGATCGTCTGTCTGCGATCAAGCGTCCCTTCCCGCGCGCGCTCGATCTCGGCACGCCGACGCCGCATTTCGCGCGCGCGCTCACGACGCCGAAACGTCCGGCGCCGATGCGCGCCGCGCTCGCGCTGGGACCAGAGGAACAGGGCCTGCGGCTCGTCGTGGACGAAGAGGCCCTGCCTTTCGCGGCCGCCTCGCTCGATCTCGTCGTCTCGGGCCTCGCGTTGCAATGGGTGGACGATCTGCCCGGCGCCTTCGCGCAGATCCGGCGCGCGCTGGCGCCGGACGGGCTGTTCCTCGCTTGCATGATCGGCGGCGTGAGCCTTTTCGAGCTGCGCCAGGCGCTCATCGAAGCCGAGAGCGAGATTTCGGGCGGCGCGAGCCAGCGCGTTTCGCCTTTCGTCGATATGCGCGATCTCGGCTCCCTCCTGCAGCGGGCAGGCTTCGCGCTGCCGGTGACGGATGTGGACAGCTTCACCCTGCGCTACGACTCGATGCTCGCGCTCTGCGCGGAGCTTCATCTGATGGGCGCAGGAAATGTCTTGCGCGCGCGCCGCCCGCTGCCGCGAAGGGCGCTGCTGCGCGCCGCAGAGATCTACGCCCAAAAATTCTCGGATCCCGACGGCCGCGTGCGCGCGACGATCGAGATCGTCTGGCTCTCCGGCTGGGCGCCGCATGAGAGCCAGCAGAAGCCGCTAAAGCCTGGATCGGCGGAGATGCGGCTCGAGGATGCGGTGAAGGCTGCGAGGGAGGGGAAGTAG
- a CDS encoding L,D-transpeptidase, with protein sequence MVTKLVLRAARLRALNLALALATVVGLGAAAPQKAEAGARVSFLDSVAPGTIVISAHQRRLYLVNGDGTAMSYPIAVPKRGKEWSGSTYVASMHAHPDWSPPEAVRRDHPNLPDVIPGGSPHNPMGARAIVLERNEVAIHGTTNKMRASIGSAASYGCIRMRNEDVSDLYNRVSVGTPVIMEP encoded by the coding sequence ATGGTGACGAAGCTCGTTTTGCGCGCAGCTCGGTTGCGCGCGCTCAATCTCGCGCTGGCGCTGGCGACGGTCGTCGGCCTTGGCGCGGCTGCACCGCAAAAGGCTGAGGCGGGCGCCAGGGTCTCCTTCCTCGACTCGGTCGCGCCGGGCACGATCGTGATCAGCGCTCATCAGCGCCGTCTTTATCTCGTGAACGGCGACGGAACCGCCATGTCTTATCCGATCGCCGTGCCGAAGCGCGGCAAGGAATGGTCCGGCTCTACCTATGTCGCTTCGATGCATGCGCATCCGGACTGGTCGCCGCCGGAGGCCGTCAGGCGCGATCATCCAAACCTCCCCGACGTCATTCCCGGCGGCTCGCCGCACAATCCCATGGGCGCGCGCGCGATCGTGCTCGAGCGCAACGAGGTCGCGATCCACGGCACGACGAACAAGATGCGCGCCTCCATCGGCTCCGCCGCATCCTATGGTTGCATCCGCATGCGCAACGAGGATGTGTCAGACCTCTATAACCGCGTCAGCGTCGGGACGCCGGTGATTATGGAGCCCTGA
- a CDS encoding helix-turn-helix domain-containing protein — translation MVSVRQVKAARALLAWSQSALAEASGVSEPTVARLEAQEGDLGGRAETGAKIIATLEAAGVIFLAENGEGAGVRLQKQRGSAPISIAVEDLTAENDE, via the coding sequence GTGGTTTCTGTCAGACAGGTCAAGGCGGCGCGGGCTTTGCTCGCGTGGTCGCAAAGCGCGTTGGCCGAAGCTTCAGGCGTCTCGGAGCCGACCGTTGCGCGTCTCGAAGCCCAAGAGGGTGATCTTGGCGGACGCGCAGAGACAGGCGCCAAGATTATCGCCACGCTCGAGGCGGCGGGCGTCATTTTCCTTGCCGAGAACGGGGAGGGCGCGGGAGTCCGGTTGCAGAAGCAGCGGGGTTCGGCTCCCATCTCAATAGCCGTCGAGGATCTGACCGCTGAAAACGACGAGTGA
- a CDS encoding CPBP family intramembrane glutamic endopeptidase, translated as MSLPTWRTPLLALALAASFIWFIGPCLAKGREWLGATGFEQGFAELRQLRLSTLVAAVLVVATLEEALYRGVGYNLLMEWVGPAAALVLVSIAFSIAHIPLWGMAPSLTIGLLGGGVFTAFYAATGDLWANGLAHIAVDMVGIVMPLRDRDRAR; from the coding sequence TTGTCGCTCCCGACCTGGCGCACGCCGCTACTGGCCTTGGCGCTCGCCGCATCCTTCATTTGGTTCATCGGCCCTTGTCTGGCGAAGGGGCGCGAGTGGCTCGGAGCCACAGGCTTCGAGCAGGGATTTGCCGAGTTGCGGCAACTTCGGCTCTCCACGCTCGTCGCCGCCGTCCTGGTTGTCGCGACGCTCGAAGAAGCGCTCTACCGAGGGGTTGGTTATAATTTGCTGATGGAATGGGTCGGGCCCGCGGCCGCGCTCGTCCTCGTGTCCATCGCATTTTCCATCGCCCATATCCCCCTCTGGGGGATGGCGCCGTCGCTGACCATCGGCCTGCTCGGCGGCGGCGTGTTCACCGCGTTTTACGCGGCGACCGGGGATTTGTGGGCGAACGGCCTGGCGCATATCGCCGTGGATATGGTCGGAATCGTCATGCCGTTACGTGATCGCGATAGAGCGCGCTGA
- the proC gene encoding pyrroline-5-carboxylate reductase, producing the protein MTQTAERVVFLGAGKMGAAMLSGLARAGAPGSVEVIEPHPSIELAALCNAQGFVLCCSPPAGEPPAGTVLLAIKPQMLESVAPTFSALVGPETLVVSILAGKRIADLSARLAAKAFVRAMPNTPAAIGRGITGAFANAETSEAQLEVAQRLLEAAGDVVWVEREELIDAVTAVSGSGPAYVFLLAECLAAAGAAAGLPEDLAAQLARATVSGAGELMHRSPELSPATLRENVTSPGGTTAAALAVLMAQQDGLAPLMASAVAAAKRRAAELSG; encoded by the coding sequence GTGACGCAGACGGCGGAAAGGGTTGTTTTCCTTGGCGCAGGCAAGATGGGCGCGGCGATGCTCTCGGGGCTCGCCCGCGCGGGCGCGCCGGGGTCCGTCGAGGTTATAGAGCCGCACCCGAGCATCGAGCTCGCGGCGCTTTGCAACGCTCAGGGCTTCGTCCTTTGCTGCAGTCCCCCCGCAGGAGAGCCGCCGGCCGGTACAGTGCTGCTCGCCATCAAGCCGCAGATGCTCGAAAGCGTCGCGCCGACGTTCTCGGCGCTGGTCGGGCCGGAAACGCTCGTCGTCTCGATCCTCGCCGGCAAGCGGATCGCCGATCTTTCCGCAAGGCTTGCCGCGAAAGCCTTCGTGCGGGCCATGCCCAACACGCCGGCCGCGATCGGCCGCGGGATCACCGGCGCCTTCGCCAACGCCGAGACCAGCGAGGCGCAGCTCGAGGTCGCGCAGCGCCTTCTCGAGGCGGCGGGCGATGTCGTCTGGGTCGAGCGCGAGGAATTGATCGACGCGGTGACGGCGGTCTCGGGCTCGGGGCCGGCTTATGTTTTCCTGCTTGCCGAATGTCTGGCGGCGGCGGGCGCCGCGGCGGGCCTGCCGGAGGATCTGGCGGCGCAACTCGCCCGCGCGACGGTGAGCGGGGCGGGGGAGCTCATGCATCGATCACCGGAGCTTTCGCCGGCGACGCTGCGCGAGAATGTCACCTCGCCAGGAGGCACGACCGCGGCTGCGCTCGCCGTGCTCATGGCGCAGCAGGACGGGCTTGCCCCGCTGATGGCCAGCGCAGTTGCGGCCGCCAAGCGCCGGGCGGCGGAGCTGTCGGGGTAG